From the genome of Erythrobacter litoralis, one region includes:
- a CDS encoding cytochrome P450, whose protein sequence is METLEDIARPGEMKPRAAGFMRAPWEAYAAMREEAGPLWTEPETGVVFVLDYALAEEVMRNHQRFSSFADRAAMRKGGLPAEVLEIKAQGWPLALTMVQNDAPDHDDYRKLVGPFFLPRRLKLMEPFVAGRIGELLDAIDDKGGRSDFFPDFAVPLPVSVIGEYLGMRHLGDDTVKRWSDAFADEIGFLTSDERAVEIAKLTLECHRAMVALCDGRRRGEGKDIITALANATRPDGERLGNPELLSILTQLMVAGNETTTSTLGFALLRLARDPALYARLSAEPEKIAPFLEEVLRLDSPIQGQFRKAVGDQQLGGHTIPDGTMLHVRFGAANRDPRVWGAGAGDVQLDRRPPKPHMAFGNGIHFCVGAALSRLEMRVALGEILSRYRSVRLACAEEDLPFRTNFHQRGMTSLPLEFER, encoded by the coding sequence TTGGAAACACTTGAGGACATAGCCCGCCCCGGCGAGATGAAACCGCGCGCGGCGGGCTTCATGCGCGCGCCGTGGGAAGCCTATGCCGCGATGCGCGAGGAGGCGGGGCCGCTATGGACCGAACCCGAAACCGGCGTCGTCTTCGTGCTCGACTACGCTCTCGCCGAAGAGGTGATGCGCAATCACCAGCGTTTCTCCAGCTTCGCCGACCGCGCCGCCATGCGAAAGGGTGGTCTTCCGGCGGAGGTGCTGGAGATCAAGGCGCAGGGGTGGCCGCTCGCTCTCACAATGGTCCAGAACGATGCTCCCGATCACGACGACTATCGCAAGCTCGTCGGCCCCTTTTTCCTGCCGCGGCGCCTGAAACTGATGGAGCCCTTCGTCGCCGGGCGGATCGGGGAATTGCTGGACGCGATTGATGATAAGGGCGGGCGCAGCGATTTCTTCCCCGATTTCGCGGTTCCGCTGCCGGTTTCGGTGATCGGCGAATATCTCGGGATGCGGCACCTTGGCGATGACACGGTGAAACGCTGGTCCGACGCTTTCGCCGACGAGATCGGCTTCCTCACCAGCGATGAACGCGCGGTCGAGATCGCGAAGCTCACCCTCGAATGCCACAGGGCCATGGTCGCGCTGTGCGACGGGCGGCGCCGAGGGGAGGGCAAGGACATCATCACTGCTCTCGCCAATGCGACAAGGCCCGATGGCGAGCGGCTGGGCAATCCCGAGCTTCTCTCGATCCTCACCCAATTGATGGTCGCGGGCAACGAGACCACCACTTCGACCCTCGGCTTCGCACTGCTGCGCCTCGCGCGCGATCCCGCGCTGTACGCAAGGCTGAGCGCCGAGCCAGAAAAGATCGCGCCCTTCCTTGAAGAGGTCCTGCGCCTCGACAGCCCGATCCAGGGCCAGTTCCGCAAGGCGGTGGGCGACCAGCAATTGGGCGGGCACACCATACCCGACGGGACCATGCTCCACGTCCGTTTCGGCGCGGCCAATCGCGACCCGCGCGTCTGGGGTGCGGGCGCGGGCGACGTGCAGCTCGACCGCAGGCCGCCCAAGCCGCACATGGCGTTCGGCAATGGCATCCATTTCTGTGTCGGCGCGGCGCTTTCCCGGCTCGAAATGCGCGTCGCGCTCGGCGAAATCCTCTCGCGCTACCGTTCGGTCAGGCTCGCCTGCGCCGAGGAAGACCTTCCCTTCCGCACGAATTTCCACCAACGGGGCATGACCTCACTGCCCCTGGAATTCGAGCGATGA
- a CDS encoding acetoin dehydrogenase dihydrolipoyllysine-residue acetyltransferase subunit: MAELTALTMPKWGLSMEEGTLASWHLAEGDAVSEGAEIADIETSKLLNTLEARSPGTLLRLVAQEGETLPCGALIAVLGEAGTDAEAVEAFIASFEAVEPDATEADEASAPAFRTAEVDGLTLRYAEAGAGAETVLLLHGFGGDSGNWMFVSEDLARDHRVIALDLPGHGGSDKALPGDGSLEDIAALVRGFIAGEGLGAVHLVGHSVGGAVAERVAASCEARSLTLIAPLLPGCALNRAYIADFTEAKRKRELREVLTRLVADAEAISRDMVEDVLRYKRLDGVAEALARLGEVAGDIADADPRAPAMPALAIWGEADRIIPPPSGGKVGKGSTVEIVAGAGHLPHLERAAETARLVRANIAGERP, encoded by the coding sequence ATGGCGGAACTCACCGCGCTCACCATGCCCAAATGGGGCCTGTCGATGGAGGAAGGCACGCTTGCCTCGTGGCACCTCGCCGAAGGCGACGCGGTGAGCGAGGGCGCGGAGATCGCGGACATCGAGACCTCGAAACTGCTCAACACGCTGGAAGCCCGGTCGCCGGGAACGCTGCTGCGGCTGGTCGCGCAGGAAGGCGAGACGCTGCCCTGCGGCGCGCTGATCGCGGTGCTGGGCGAGGCAGGAACGGACGCGGAGGCGGTCGAGGCCTTCATCGCCTCGTTCGAGGCGGTCGAACCCGATGCCACAGAAGCGGACGAGGCATCGGCCCCGGCCTTTCGCACGGCCGAGGTGGACGGGCTGACCCTGCGCTATGCCGAGGCCGGCGCGGGCGCGGAAACCGTGCTCCTGCTCCACGGCTTCGGCGGGGACAGCGGCAACTGGATGTTCGTGAGCGAGGACCTGGCGCGCGACCACCGCGTGATCGCGCTCGACCTGCCGGGCCATGGCGGCTCGGACAAGGCGCTTCCCGGCGACGGCAGCCTCGAGGACATCGCAGCGCTGGTGCGCGGCTTCATCGCGGGCGAAGGGCTGGGCGCGGTCCATCTCGTCGGCCATTCCGTCGGCGGCGCGGTGGCGGAACGGGTAGCGGCCTCGTGCGAAGCCCGCTCGCTCACGCTCATCGCCCCGCTCCTGCCCGGCTGCGCTCTGAACCGCGCATACATCGCTGATTTCACCGAGGCGAAGCGCAAGCGGGAACTGCGCGAAGTGCTCACCCGGCTCGTCGCCGACGCCGAGGCGATTTCGCGCGACATGGTCGAGGACGTGCTGCGCTACAAGCGGCTCGACGGGGTCGCCGAGGCGCTGGCAAGGCTGGGCGAGGTCGCCGGGGACATCGCGGACGCAGACCCGCGCGCGCCCGCGATGCCCGCTCTGGCGATCTGGGGCGAGGCCGACCGCATCATCCCTCCGCCCTCCGGCGGCAAGGTTGGCAAGGGCTCCACGGTGGAGATCGTCGCGGGCGCGGGCCACCTGCCGCATCTCGAACGGGCCGCCGAAACCGCGCGCCTCGTCCGCGCGAACATCGCGGGCGAGAGGCCTTAG
- a CDS encoding Rieske (2Fe-2S) protein, whose product MDEEGWQHAGRVGEISSARPLAVEVGGREVLLCRSGGDVFAVDARCPHAGQSLAQGQVRGGAIACPFHGARFRLSDGAPTAGPTRRALGTHRVRIADGEVWVRL is encoded by the coding sequence ATGGACGAAGAGGGCTGGCAGCACGCGGGGCGGGTCGGGGAAATTTCGTCCGCGCGCCCGCTCGCCGTCGAGGTGGGCGGGCGCGAGGTGCTGCTGTGTCGTTCGGGCGGGGATGTCTTTGCCGTGGATGCGCGCTGCCCCCATGCGGGCCAGTCGCTCGCGCAGGGGCAGGTGAGAGGCGGCGCGATTGCCTGCCCCTTTCACGGCGCGCGCTTTCGCCTGTCGGACGGCGCTCCGACGGCCGGGCCCACGCGCCGGGCGCTCGGCACGCACCGGGTTCGGATCGCGGACGGGGAGGTATGGGTGCGCCTGTGA
- a CDS encoding thiamine pyrophosphate-dependent dehydrogenase E1 component subunit alpha, with amino-acid sequence MQLDRPTLIEAYRRMRLIRDFEDNVQAQFEQGRIPGFVHLYAGQEASAVGVCLHLSDEDYIGSTHRGHGHCIAKGCDVTGMMKEIFGREGGLCRGKGGSMHIADLDKGMLGANAIVGGNPPLVVGAALTVKTKGLPHVAVSFTGDGGSNQGTTFEAMNLAVVLNLPAIFVFENNGYGEGTGVSYAVGADSIADRAAGFGMPAKAVDGRDFFAVFEAAREAIERARTGGGPSAIEVTCMRQHGHFIGDAQAYRSREELERVRADDPLRLFRERVTGEGRLDAPDLDAVDAECAKAIADAIEAAESAPVPSEDELTTDVYVSY; translated from the coding sequence ATGCAGCTAGACCGCCCCACCCTCATCGAAGCCTATCGCCGGATGCGCCTCATCCGCGATTTCGAGGACAACGTGCAGGCCCAGTTCGAACAGGGCCGCATCCCGGGCTTCGTCCACCTTTATGCAGGGCAGGAAGCGAGCGCGGTGGGCGTGTGCCTCCACCTTTCGGACGAGGATTACATCGGATCGACCCATCGCGGCCACGGCCATTGCATCGCTAAGGGCTGCGACGTCACGGGCATGATGAAGGAGATCTTCGGGCGCGAGGGCGGGCTGTGCCGGGGCAAGGGCGGATCGATGCACATCGCCGATCTCGACAAGGGGATGCTGGGCGCGAACGCGATCGTCGGCGGCAATCCGCCGCTCGTCGTGGGCGCGGCGCTGACGGTCAAGACCAAGGGCCTGCCGCATGTCGCCGTGTCGTTCACCGGCGATGGCGGATCTAACCAGGGGACCACGTTCGAGGCGATGAACCTTGCCGTGGTGCTGAACCTGCCCGCGATCTTCGTGTTCGAAAACAACGGTTACGGCGAGGGGACGGGCGTTTCCTACGCGGTCGGCGCGGACAGCATCGCCGATCGCGCGGCGGGTTTCGGCATGCCGGCCAAGGCAGTCGACGGGCGCGATTTTTTCGCCGTGTTCGAAGCCGCGCGCGAGGCCATCGAACGCGCCCGCACCGGCGGCGGCCCCAGCGCGATCGAGGTCACCTGCATGCGCCAGCACGGCCATTTCATCGGCGACGCGCAGGCCTATCGCAGCCGCGAGGAACTCGAACGCGTGCGCGCCGACGATCCGCTGCGCCTGTTCCGCGAGCGCGTGACCGGCGAAGGCCGGCTCGACGCTCCCGATCTCGACGCGGTGGACGCCGAATGCGCCAAGGCCATCGCCGACGCCATCGAGGCCGCCGAAAGCGCCCCCGTCCCCTCAGAGGACGAACTCACCACCGACGTCTACGTCTCCTACTGA
- a CDS encoding aromatic ring-hydroxylating oxygenase subunit alpha, whose protein sequence is MPQRSPTAPQPTLDQMLAREKRPVPAVLAERGEAPVPAKPIDRRRYYDPDFAALENARLWPGTWQMACRLEDIPEIGDYILYEIADISLIVVRSDRNTVRAFFNACLHRGRALRDSDGTASEFRCPFHGFTWGIDGTCKRIVNEWDFAHVDKADFALPEAQVGVWGGFVFVCPDGCDESLADFLGPVAAAYETRGWSLAERTKVVHVQKINRCNWKIALEAFIESFHVTETHSSAAPYLGDANTQYDVWEGVPHTRMISPRGLASPNIAPMSDEEVYRAGMRPALGEEADTLTLPDSAESAREAIGAARRRALVEQGVPHAAEATDCELIDTIQYHVFPNLVCWAGWGSYLVYRFRPHGTDPDMSVMDIMFVAPGGDPEAVPEPQVVGPDASLHEAPQLGGYCTVFDEDSANLAALQRGLKTMRTKGPVTGDYQEARIRHFHAQLDKSLGNT, encoded by the coding sequence ATGCCCCAGCGTTCGCCCACGGCCCCGCAGCCGACGCTCGACCAGATGCTCGCGCGCGAGAAGCGCCCCGTTCCCGCCGTGCTCGCCGAGCGCGGCGAGGCCCCGGTGCCGGCGAAGCCGATCGACCGGCGGCGCTATTACGATCCCGATTTCGCCGCGCTCGAAAATGCGCGCCTGTGGCCCGGGACATGGCAGATGGCCTGCCGGCTGGAGGACATTCCCGAAATCGGCGACTATATCCTCTACGAGATCGCCGACATCTCGCTGATCGTGGTCCGATCGGACAGGAACACGGTCAGGGCCTTCTTCAACGCCTGCCTTCACCGGGGCCGGGCACTGCGCGATTCGGACGGGACGGCCAGCGAATTCCGCTGCCCCTTTCACGGCTTCACATGGGGCATAGACGGGACATGCAAGCGGATCGTCAACGAATGGGATTTCGCCCATGTCGACAAGGCCGATTTCGCGCTTCCCGAGGCACAGGTCGGCGTCTGGGGCGGGTTCGTCTTTGTCTGCCCGGACGGGTGCGATGAAAGCCTCGCGGACTTTCTCGGCCCCGTCGCCGCGGCCTATGAAACGCGCGGCTGGTCGCTCGCCGAGCGGACCAAGGTGGTTCACGTCCAGAAGATCAATCGCTGCAACTGGAAGATCGCATTGGAGGCGTTCATCGAAAGCTTCCACGTCACCGAAACCCATTCGAGCGCCGCGCCCTATCTGGGCGATGCGAACACGCAATACGATGTGTGGGAGGGCGTGCCGCACACCCGGATGATCTCCCCGCGCGGGCTCGCCAGCCCGAACATCGCGCCGATGAGCGACGAGGAAGTCTACCGCGCCGGGATGCGCCCCGCGCTGGGAGAGGAGGCGGACACGCTGACGCTGCCGGACAGCGCCGAAAGCGCGCGCGAAGCGATCGGCGCGGCGCGGCGCAGGGCGCTGGTGGAACAGGGCGTTCCCCATGCCGCCGAAGCGACCGATTGCGAACTGATCGACACGATCCAGTACCACGTCTTTCCCAACCTCGTGTGCTGGGCGGGCTGGGGGAGCTATCTCGTCTATCGCTTCCGCCCGCACGGCACGGACCCTGACATGAGCGTCATGGACATCATGTTCGTCGCCCCGGGCGGCGACCCCGAGGCTGTGCCCGAACCGCAGGTCGTCGGACCCGATGCGAGCCTTCACGAAGCGCCCCAGCTTGGCGGATACTGCACCGTGTTCGACGAGGATTCCGCCAATCTCGCCGCGCTCCAGCGGGGCCTGAAGACGATGCGCACCAAGGGGCCGGTGACGGGCGACTATCAGGAAGCGCGCATCCGCCATTTCCACGCGCAGCTGGACAAGAGCCTTGGAAACACTTGA
- a CDS encoding alpha-ketoacid dehydrogenase subunit beta: protein MPRKTYRQAINEALDCEMARDDTVIVIGEDIAGGAGGSGEDDAYGGVLGVTKGLVGKYGRARVIDTPITESAIMGAAAGAASTGLRPVAELMFVDFLGVCFDQIFNQAAKFRYMFGGKARTPLVIRSMIGAGMSAAAQHSQALHPIFTHIPGLKVVMPSNAYDAKGLLIQAIRDDDPVIFLEHKALYDTQAEVPDEAYAIPFGEAEFVTEGDDVTIVAFSAMVARAKAVAEELERDGIEVELIDPRTTSPLDEEAILESVERTGRLVVVDEGSPRCGMAADIAALVASKGFAHLKAPVAMVTPPHTPVPFAPNLEAAYLPSNERIAAAVRSVLGETVPAE, encoded by the coding sequence ATGCCCCGCAAGACCTACCGCCAGGCGATCAACGAAGCGCTCGATTGCGAAATGGCGCGCGATGACACCGTCATCGTCATCGGCGAGGACATCGCCGGCGGCGCGGGCGGCAGCGGCGAGGACGATGCCTATGGCGGCGTGCTCGGCGTGACCAAGGGCCTCGTCGGCAAATACGGACGCGCGCGCGTGATCGACACGCCGATCACCGAAAGCGCGATCATGGGCGCCGCCGCAGGCGCCGCCTCGACCGGCCTTCGCCCGGTGGCCGAATTGATGTTCGTCGATTTCCTCGGCGTGTGCTTCGACCAGATCTTCAACCAGGCGGCGAAATTCCGCTACATGTTCGGCGGCAAGGCCAGAACGCCGCTCGTCATCCGCTCGATGATCGGTGCGGGGATGAGCGCGGCGGCGCAGCATTCGCAGGCGCTGCACCCGATCTTCACCCACATCCCGGGCCTCAAGGTGGTGATGCCGTCCAACGCCTATGACGCGAAGGGCCTGCTGATCCAGGCGATCCGCGACGACGACCCGGTGATCTTCCTCGAACACAAGGCGCTCTACGACACGCAGGCAGAAGTGCCGGACGAGGCCTACGCCATCCCCTTCGGCGAAGCGGAATTCGTGACCGAGGGGGACGATGTCACGATCGTCGCCTTTTCCGCCATGGTCGCGCGCGCGAAGGCGGTGGCCGAGGAACTCGAAAGGGACGGGATCGAAGTCGAACTGATCGACCCGCGCACGACCTCGCCGCTGGACGAGGAGGCGATCCTCGAATCGGTCGAACGCACCGGGAGGCTGGTGGTGGTCGACGAAGGCTCGCCCCGCTGCGGCATGGCCGCAGACATCGCCGCGCTGGTCGCCTCGAAGGGCTTCGCGCACCTCAAGGCGCCGGTCGCGATGGTCACCCCGCCGCACACGCCCGTCCCCTTCGCGCCCAATCTGGAAGCGGCCTATCTGCCGTCGAACGAGCGCATCGCCGCAGCCGTGCGCAGCGTTCTCGGCGAAACCGTCCCGGCGGAGTGA